A genomic stretch from Candidatus Thiothrix anitrata includes:
- a CDS encoding response regulator yields MLSAQKEAAVIRKILIADDSNTERLNLLHILEAAGFQVVTAQSGNEAKALAESELPDLIMLDIIMDDGDGYQACRALKRNAATQHIPVVMVSSKSNPVDQQWAAKLGATAYIVKPYKEEDVLQQIAAL; encoded by the coding sequence ATGTTGAGTGCACAAAAAGAAGCAGCAGTCATACGTAAGATATTGATTGCAGACGACTCCAATACAGAGCGATTGAACTTATTGCACATTCTTGAAGCGGCTGGCTTTCAGGTGGTAACAGCGCAGTCTGGCAACGAAGCCAAGGCATTGGCTGAGAGTGAATTACCTGACCTGATCATGCTAGACATTATCATGGATGATGGCGATGGCTACCAAGCATGCCGCGCATTGAAACGCAATGCAGCAACTCAGCATATTCCTGTCGTTATGGTTTCCAGCAAATCCAACCCCGTGGATCAACAGTGGGCGGCAAAACTGGGGGCTACGGCCTATATCGTTAAGCCTTACAAAGAAGAAGATGTCTTGCAGCAGATTGCGGCACTTTGA
- a CDS encoding hybrid sensor histidine kinase/response regulator, with amino-acid sequence MDDTIAFAEELEEVALQLSTLDPFTEDPTAVAELAGRIVDEYERLGMTAAMFDKPGIQQVAAWIHNILGSFQATLPEAILELLQEGQLFNWIELTAVALREPEEMSHLPAISAELLNEAWPESIPAELIQQLLMNLRTDALHSHQDENEATHPANTDTSDSIQNPLAWDEDIHPELLEAWLQETPGQIAEAARLIHIIAKGNSSSEQKRHAARLAHTIKGASGVVGVEAITAFTHRLEDILDLNINHYLNQGLGDTLEACADCLESLFEHLQEGKTVPDEYAALLADMDSWEERITNEPAPAFDDGNTAESLDEASDTLLSTNSIVLPEFITQATSSNAELAEEDAPTADIPRSSSTHLAVPMETVQHLLNLAGELITSTSQIAENAQRTLQFGKQLQRQDEHIRQMLDELSETIDQQSTKLNRQNNLKLVKPSDSASDFDHLELEGYNDLYSTTNLLTESVADSREMTYSLQQQIRQISDQVYQQQRLQRQLSETILRTRLIPVQSIAARVERTVRETCRRTNKQANIKIIGQNLQVDTDILQGLTAPLLHMLRNAVDHGIETPEQRQTQQKPVEGVIELRFEQKGNHIHMTLSDDGQGLDVERIRRRAIERDLLKEGQDLSEAEMLRLILQPGFTTREQVSDISGRGVGMDVVQSAVEDLQGLLHLSSQAGKGTSVHIQVPLTLIATNALLVRTVGNLIAIPGNTIQQVLYVASTDNISEDGTWYIEHQNQKLEVLQLARVFGWYSEAPDLTQGHSLLIIASENKTYAVHVDDILQPRDIVVKNLPTWLNTAQGVSGACILANGEVAPVLDTLRLLRNLEHGLLKSTQTAQTKSDKAPARQAILIVDDSLSNRKSLSLMVEQLGYRSITAVDGLDALQHLHSQAVELILTDLEMPRMNGLEMTQAVRIWPEKRHVPIIMVTSRSTQKHREMAQQAGVDGYLTKPVDHETLKTQLQKWLSTQLAA; translated from the coding sequence ATGGACGACACTATCGCCTTTGCCGAAGAGCTGGAAGAGGTTGCTCTCCAGCTTTCCACGCTCGACCCTTTTACCGAAGATCCCACAGCCGTTGCCGAATTAGCAGGACGTATCGTTGATGAATACGAACGTCTGGGCATGACTGCTGCGATGTTTGATAAACCGGGTATTCAACAGGTAGCGGCATGGATACACAATATCCTCGGCAGCTTTCAAGCAACATTACCTGAAGCTATTCTGGAATTATTGCAAGAAGGCCAGCTATTTAACTGGATTGAACTCACTGCGGTTGCGCTACGCGAACCAGAGGAAATGTCCCACCTACCTGCGATTAGCGCGGAACTGCTCAATGAAGCATGGCCTGAAAGCATCCCGGCAGAATTAATCCAGCAATTGCTGATGAATTTACGTACTGATGCTTTGCACTCTCACCAAGATGAGAATGAAGCCACACATCCAGCCAACACTGACACTTCGGATAGCATCCAGAATCCTTTGGCATGGGATGAAGATATTCACCCTGAGTTACTGGAAGCTTGGTTACAGGAAACCCCCGGACAAATTGCCGAGGCCGCACGCCTAATCCACATCATTGCCAAAGGCAATAGCAGTAGCGAACAAAAACGCCATGCCGCCCGCTTAGCACACACTATCAAAGGAGCCAGTGGCGTTGTCGGTGTAGAGGCCATCACCGCCTTCACCCATCGTCTTGAAGATATTCTTGATCTCAATATCAACCATTATTTAAACCAAGGATTGGGGGATACACTTGAAGCGTGCGCTGACTGCTTGGAATCCCTATTTGAGCATCTACAAGAAGGCAAAACCGTTCCCGATGAATATGCCGCGCTATTGGCGGACATGGATTCATGGGAAGAGCGTATTACCAACGAACCTGCACCAGCTTTTGATGATGGAAATACTGCCGAATCATTAGACGAAGCCAGCGATACATTGCTCTCTACAAACTCCATTGTACTGCCAGAATTCATTACACAAGCCACTAGCAGCAATGCTGAACTAGCTGAAGAAGACGCGCCAACTGCCGATATTCCACGCAGTAGCAGCACTCATCTTGCAGTGCCGATGGAAACCGTACAACACCTACTGAACTTGGCGGGGGAACTGATCACTTCCACCAGTCAGATTGCGGAAAATGCCCAACGCACTCTGCAATTTGGCAAGCAACTGCAACGGCAAGACGAACATATCCGCCAAATGCTGGATGAATTAAGCGAAACCATCGATCAGCAATCAACCAAACTAAACCGGCAAAACAACCTAAAACTGGTTAAGCCCAGCGATAGTGCCAGCGACTTTGATCACCTTGAACTGGAAGGTTACAACGACCTTTACAGTACCACCAACCTATTGACCGAATCCGTTGCTGACAGCCGTGAAATGACTTACAGCTTACAGCAACAAATTCGCCAAATTTCGGATCAGGTTTACCAGCAACAACGCTTGCAACGTCAGCTCAGTGAAACGATTTTACGGACGCGCTTGATTCCGGTGCAATCTATTGCCGCACGGGTAGAACGTACCGTGCGCGAAACCTGTCGACGCACCAATAAACAAGCCAATATCAAAATCATCGGACAAAACTTACAAGTCGATACCGATATTTTGCAAGGTTTGACAGCACCGTTATTACACATGCTGCGTAACGCCGTCGACCACGGCATTGAAACGCCTGAACAACGCCAAACGCAACAAAAACCTGTAGAAGGTGTCATCGAATTGCGTTTCGAGCAAAAAGGCAATCATATTCACATGACCCTCAGCGATGATGGTCAAGGACTTGATGTTGAGCGCATTCGGCGACGTGCGATTGAACGTGACTTGCTAAAAGAAGGCCAAGATCTCAGTGAAGCAGAAATGCTACGCTTAATTCTGCAACCGGGCTTTACCACACGCGAACAAGTTAGCGACATTTCAGGACGCGGTGTCGGCATGGATGTTGTGCAAAGTGCGGTGGAAGACTTGCAAGGTTTACTGCATCTTAGCAGCCAAGCAGGAAAAGGCACGAGTGTACACATTCAAGTGCCATTGACGCTGATTGCCACCAACGCGCTATTAGTACGCACGGTTGGCAACCTGATTGCCATTCCCGGCAATACCATTCAGCAGGTATTATACGTCGCATCAACCGACAATATCAGTGAAGATGGCACGTGGTACATCGAGCATCAAAATCAAAAGCTGGAAGTACTACAATTAGCGCGCGTATTTGGCTGGTATAGCGAAGCACCAGATTTAACCCAAGGCCATTCGCTGCTAATCATCGCCAGCGAAAATAAAACCTACGCAGTACACGTTGACGACATTTTACAACCACGCGACATCGTTGTTAAAAACTTACCAACTTGGTTAAACACCGCACAGGGTGTTAGTGGTGCATGTATTCTCGCCAATGGTGAAGTTGCGCCGGTACTCGATACACTGCGTTTATTGCGTAACCTTGAACACGGCTTACTCAAATCAACACAGACTGCACAAACCAAAAGTGACAAGGCTCCGGCACGTCAAGCCATCCTCATCGTTGATGATTCACTCAGCAACCGTAAATCACTGAGCTTAATGGTTGAACAATTAGGCTATCGGTCGATTACCGCTGTTGATGGTTTAGATGCCTTACAGCACCTGCATTCACAAGCAGTCGAACTCATTCTCACCGACTTGGAAATGCCGCGCATGAATGGGTTAGAAATGACACAAGCTGTACGGATATGGCCTGAAAAACGCCACGTCCCCATCATCATGGTAACGTCACGCAGTACGCAAAAACACAGAGAAATGGCTCAACAAGCCGGAGTGGATGGTTACTTAACCAAACCTGTTGACCATGAAACCCTGAAAACACAATTACAGAAGTGGCTTAGCACGCAATTGGCGGCCTAA
- a CDS encoding ABC transporter substrate-binding protein gives MQAAKCVFWLPTILTHLNKTIEATQKLIEQKVFAFAGNVGTPTSKAALPLLERHKIPAVGFFTGAGLLRPGKGDILNFRASYVQETKAVITKALQHGIPATGICAYVQNDAYGMAGVVGIRDALQEAKSDPNTLKTLDDIIAMEGDEPARNGKGPVGVYTRNTFIARDGYDSLKSWESLQNTRCQLVVTVGTYEAIARFIAYAHSNEEPWIFSAVSFTGADSFLKTLSQFNITDRVIMTQVVPLPDSDLPIVQEARQALGKDYGYVSQEGYIVGKLLLHGLRKLETDGKPLTRENFLATIKGQSFELNGFNMDFSNDNQGSDLVVMTTLSQEKWLTMPDSAWRGWIKPSNTKTN, from the coding sequence TTGCAGGCCGCAAAGTGCGTTTTCTGGCTGCCAACGATTCTTACACACCTGAATAAAACGATTGAAGCTACCCAAAAGCTCATTGAGCAAAAAGTTTTCGCATTCGCAGGCAATGTAGGAACGCCCACCAGCAAGGCTGCACTACCTCTACTAGAACGACACAAAATACCGGCAGTTGGTTTTTTCACTGGCGCGGGTTTATTGCGCCCCGGTAAAGGTGACATTCTAAATTTCCGGGCAAGTTACGTGCAAGAAACCAAAGCGGTGATTACCAAAGCCTTGCAGCATGGCATTCCTGCCACAGGCATTTGTGCTTATGTGCAAAATGACGCCTATGGCATGGCGGGTGTCGTGGGAATTCGCGATGCATTGCAAGAGGCCAAAAGTGACCCGAACACCCTAAAAACGCTGGACGACATTATTGCAATGGAAGGTGATGAACCTGCTCGCAATGGCAAAGGGCCGGTAGGAGTTTACACTCGTAATACATTCATCGCGCGCGACGGTTACGACTCATTAAAGTCGTGGGAATCACTGCAAAACACCCGCTGCCAACTCGTTGTGACGGTAGGAACTTACGAGGCTATCGCACGATTTATTGCCTATGCGCACTCCAATGAAGAGCCATGGATTTTCAGTGCGGTTTCCTTTACGGGTGCAGACTCATTTCTCAAAACACTGAGTCAATTTAACATTACTGATCGCGTAATAATGACACAAGTAGTTCCACTGCCGGATAGTGATCTACCGATTGTTCAAGAGGCACGTCAAGCACTGGGCAAAGATTACGGCTATGTCTCCCAAGAAGGTTACATCGTCGGAAAATTACTATTGCATGGTTTACGCAAACTGGAAACCGACGGCAAACCGCTGACCCGCGAGAATTTTTTGGCCACCATCAAAGGGCAAAGCTTTGAGCTTAACGGCTTCAACATGGACTTTAGCAACGACAATCAAGGCTCCGACTTGGTTGTTATGACGACGCTATCTCAGGAAAAGTGGCTAACCATGCCGGATTCAGCATGGCGCGGCTGGATTAAGCCCAGCAACACCAAAACAAACTGA
- the tyrS gene encoding tyrosine--tRNA ligase translates to MDHIVDIMNELGRGAEEVLVEAEFAAKLKKGQPLRIKAGFDPTAPDLHLGHTVLINKMRQFQEAGHHVLFLIGDFTGMIGDPTGKSATRPALTAEQVQENAQSYQAQIFKILDPDKTEIVFNSTWMNQLGSAGLIQLAAKHTVARMLERDDFNKRYKSGQSIAIHEFLYPLVQGYDSVALKADVELGGTDQKFNLLVGRELQRQYGQEQQTVITMPLLEGLDGVNKMSKSLGNYIGITDAPNDMFGKIMSISDELMWRYFELLSFRPLTELARLKQSVVDGANPRDLKFLLAEELISRFHSPTAAASAQADFIARFQKGAMPDEIPEITLTTATETLPIASLLKEAGLVGSTSEALRMIQQGGVKIDGNKVEDRNLMIQKGMTGVFQVGKRKYAKVFLK, encoded by the coding sequence ATGGATCATATTGTTGACATTATGAACGAATTGGGGCGCGGAGCTGAAGAAGTCTTAGTCGAAGCTGAATTTGCTGCAAAACTTAAAAAAGGCCAGCCGTTACGTATTAAGGCGGGATTTGACCCGACAGCACCCGATTTGCATTTGGGGCATACCGTACTTATTAATAAGATGCGTCAGTTTCAGGAAGCAGGGCATCACGTCTTGTTCCTTATTGGTGACTTTACCGGGATGATTGGTGATCCGACGGGTAAGTCAGCAACGCGCCCAGCCTTGACCGCCGAACAAGTTCAAGAGAATGCGCAGAGTTACCAAGCGCAAATCTTCAAGATCCTTGACCCAGATAAAACCGAGATTGTCTTCAATTCGACTTGGATGAATCAATTAGGTAGTGCCGGACTCATCCAGTTGGCAGCAAAGCACACTGTTGCCCGTATGTTAGAGCGTGATGACTTTAATAAGCGTTATAAGTCCGGGCAGTCGATTGCGATTCATGAGTTCCTTTATCCTTTAGTACAAGGTTACGATTCCGTCGCGCTGAAAGCCGATGTCGAGCTAGGCGGAACTGACCAGAAGTTCAATCTCCTCGTCGGACGTGAGTTGCAGCGTCAATACGGGCAAGAGCAGCAAACGGTTATCACCATGCCACTGCTGGAAGGCTTGGATGGCGTTAATAAAATGTCGAAGTCGCTGGGTAACTACATCGGTATTACTGATGCGCCCAACGATATGTTTGGCAAGATCATGTCGATCTCCGATGAATTGATGTGGCGTTACTTCGAGTTATTGAGTTTCCGCCCGTTGACTGAGCTGGCACGTCTCAAGCAAAGCGTTGTAGACGGTGCAAACCCGCGCGACCTGAAGTTCCTGTTAGCGGAAGAATTAATTAGTCGCTTCCACAGTCCGACAGCGGCAGCTTCGGCACAAGCAGACTTTATTGCTCGCTTTCAAAAGGGGGCAATGCCTGATGAAATCCCTGAAATTACCTTAACGACCGCAACTGAAACGCTGCCAATCGCCTCTTTACTAAAAGAAGCCGGATTAGTTGGCAGTACCTCAGAAGCATTGCGCATGATTCAGCAAGGTGGCGTGAAAATCGACGGAAACAAGGTCGAAGACCGTAACTTAATGATTCAAAAAGGAATGACTGGCGTATTCCAAGTGGGCAAGCGCAAGTACGCTAAAGTTTTTTTAAAATGA
- a CDS encoding response regulator — protein MPTTKQEISICLFELPDKDQAVIQRVITFGASQGKPYALHANLGDAHIVVASDDTPLPTHSAVSIRIGDAGSAGCDLILARPLLVTRVMRMLDDAATLSKSRPAATIPSPVVEEHIPQSPPETITQAISTPAPISEPEITLPIAETVVEAEQVVEQAKTETEVSEPITLANNATPEAICEDVETEAETADSYLYLALVVDDSAAIRKQLEIELRNAQIKAEFAETGEEALEKSQSKLYDLVFLDIIMPGIDGYEVCRQMRSRKNMKKTPIIMLSGKTSPLDEVQGVIAGASTYLTKPVKHEQFQQTLKRVSKWLTNFAR, from the coding sequence ATGCCCACGACAAAACAAGAAATTAGCATTTGCCTGTTCGAGTTACCGGATAAAGATCAAGCGGTCATCCAACGTGTAATCACCTTTGGGGCTTCACAAGGTAAACCTTACGCATTACACGCTAACCTCGGCGATGCCCACATTGTAGTTGCCTCAGATGATACTCCGTTACCCACTCACAGTGCCGTCAGTATTCGTATTGGGGACGCTGGCAGCGCAGGCTGCGATTTAATATTAGCACGCCCCTTACTGGTAACGCGGGTGATGCGCATGTTAGATGACGCTGCAACACTGTCCAAATCACGCCCGGCTGCCACGATTCCTTCCCCTGTAGTTGAGGAACATATTCCGCAGTCACCACCTGAAACAATTACACAAGCGATCAGTACACCAGCACCTATATCCGAGCCAGAAATAACTCTGCCGATAGCCGAAACAGTAGTAGAAGCAGAGCAAGTAGTTGAACAAGCTAAGACTGAAACTGAAGTTTCCGAACCAATAACATTAGCGAATAATGCTACGCCAGAAGCGATTTGCGAAGACGTAGAAACAGAAGCCGAAACAGCAGATTCCTATCTCTACCTTGCATTAGTCGTTGATGACAGTGCAGCTATACGTAAGCAACTAGAAATTGAGTTACGCAACGCACAAATTAAAGCGGAATTTGCAGAAACAGGCGAAGAAGCTTTAGAAAAGTCGCAAAGTAAACTGTACGATTTGGTATTTTTAGACATTATCATGCCGGGCATTGATGGCTACGAAGTCTGCCGTCAGATGCGCTCACGTAAAAACATGAAAAAGACCCCAATCATCATGTTAAGCGGCAAAACATCCCCGTTAGATGAAGTCCAAGGGGTTATCGCTGGTGCATCTACCTACCTAACAAAACCCGTCAAACACGAGCAGTTTCAGCAAACATTAAAACGTGTATCCAAATGGTTAACTAACTTCGCACGCTGA
- a CDS encoding chemotaxis protein CheW gives MGDEQQARGATISETSAPLINRFCYRIGAHTLLLEATLTAEVLTTQTIHALPFAPDWCAGLVSLRGDLFPVMDMHKVVLGKPAPHQTQLLLIQHPQFSPIILTCDGFPRQLKLSDADLTEYTPENLPSWIPHTLQHNGQTLLAADHGRLLRQIRQTTNR, from the coding sequence GTGGGAGATGAACAACAAGCGAGGGGTGCGACGATTTCCGAAACGTCTGCACCATTGATCAATCGGTTTTGTTACCGTATTGGCGCACATACCCTTTTATTGGAAGCTACGCTAACAGCAGAAGTATTAACCACACAGACGATTCATGCCCTGCCCTTCGCACCTGATTGGTGTGCTGGATTGGTGAGCCTGCGTGGGGATTTATTTCCCGTCATGGATATGCATAAAGTCGTGCTGGGTAAGCCCGCACCTCATCAAACGCAATTATTGCTGATTCAGCATCCTCAGTTTTCTCCGATTATTTTGACGTGCGATGGTTTCCCACGCCAACTCAAGCTTTCCGACGCAGATTTAACGGAATACACCCCGGAAAATTTACCAAGCTGGATACCTCACACGCTACAGCACAATGGACAAACGCTGCTGGCAGCCGATCATGGCAGACTATTACGACAAATCCGGCAAACCACCAACCGCTAG
- a CDS encoding methyl-accepting chemotaxis protein: MANTTTKKISFFNNLSVARRIYMLILIPLAILFITGSFAVTALNQNRAALENINNNVIAIDKGNKIIRRMQRDYVALLHEVQIGSRTWADGLKKVVKLEYDVRENILPLYRQAKASAITSEDEQTLNALTEIEKLFKVINESQALLKAEDRNKLELYLQNDIDADTKPLRDSIHTEVERDIKQAETAFLSAQDNLKTFLTIGILLILVGTLLSAGLGYFIYQSISDSIEKLTGTMRQISSGNLKARVELSGNNELAEMGENFDRMVEERIATQARIDRDHRQLNQSVSSLLNAVFELSERDLTVRAKVTEDATGPLADAINQLAEDTTDVLKQVRDVATSVEKASQDVNRYALSVNSLAQSEQVEAEETAAQLESMLQRLDGIAASAQQANQVADTTSNTTRHAQETVSRSVENMTNIRDTVQETGKRLKRLGERSQEISQIIDVINNLSERTTVLALNASMQATAAGDAGRGFSMIAEEIQRLAENSRDSTNQIATLVRNIQQEANTTIATMDNTIAQVVSGSTLAEEAAQQMQATLEATNELVTSVEQIATASAEQVAVSKDLQNRAERILESTQATGKELLSLTGLTRDMAEYGQSLVKSVNVFKLEA; encoded by the coding sequence ATGGCGAACACAACAACTAAGAAGATTTCTTTTTTCAATAATTTATCGGTTGCACGCCGTATCTATATGCTGATTCTCATCCCGCTCGCCATCTTGTTTATTACAGGGAGCTTTGCGGTAACAGCACTTAACCAGAATCGTGCCGCACTGGAAAACATCAATAACAATGTCATCGCCATTGATAAAGGCAATAAAATTATCCGTCGGATGCAACGTGATTACGTTGCATTACTCCACGAAGTACAAATCGGCAGCCGGACATGGGCTGATGGCCTCAAGAAAGTTGTAAAACTGGAGTATGATGTTCGTGAGAATATTCTCCCGCTCTATCGTCAGGCTAAAGCCTCTGCAATTACCTCTGAGGATGAACAAACACTAAATGCACTGACAGAAATTGAAAAACTTTTCAAGGTTATCAATGAAAGTCAAGCCTTGCTAAAAGCAGAGGATCGTAACAAGCTGGAGCTTTATCTGCAAAATGATATTGACGCTGACACCAAACCACTACGTGACAGCATCCACACAGAAGTAGAGCGCGACATTAAGCAAGCTGAAACTGCATTTCTATCTGCTCAAGACAACCTCAAAACATTCTTAACCATTGGTATTCTTTTGATCTTAGTCGGAACATTGCTATCCGCTGGTTTAGGCTACTTTATTTACCAATCCATCTCTGACTCCATTGAAAAACTAACCGGCACCATGCGTCAAATTTCCTCCGGCAATCTGAAAGCGCGAGTTGAGTTAAGCGGCAATAATGAACTCGCAGAAATGGGCGAAAACTTTGACCGAATGGTAGAAGAACGTATTGCCACTCAGGCACGTATTGACCGTGATCACCGCCAGTTAAACCAATCAGTCAGCTCCTTACTCAACGCCGTATTTGAGTTGAGCGAACGTGATCTGACTGTACGTGCGAAAGTCACTGAAGATGCTACCGGCCCACTCGCAGACGCGATTAACCAGCTAGCGGAGGACACCACCGACGTTTTGAAGCAAGTTCGTGATGTCGCAACCTCAGTAGAAAAAGCTTCCCAAGACGTAAACCGTTACGCACTCTCCGTTAACTCATTGGCGCAATCAGAACAAGTTGAAGCTGAAGAAACCGCTGCACAATTGGAATCCATGTTGCAACGTTTGGATGGTATTGCGGCATCAGCACAGCAAGCGAATCAAGTTGCCGACACCACATCCAATACCACCCGCCATGCTCAAGAAACCGTTTCCCGGAGCGTGGAAAACATGACCAATATCCGTGATACTGTACAAGAAACCGGTAAACGCTTGAAACGTTTGGGTGAACGTTCCCAAGAAATCAGCCAAATCATTGACGTAATCAACAACTTGTCCGAACGCACCACGGTGCTAGCACTCAACGCCAGCATGCAGGCTACCGCAGCAGGAGATGCAGGTCGCGGCTTCTCAATGATTGCGGAAGAAATTCAACGCTTGGCAGAAAACTCACGTGACTCCACCAACCAAATCGCCACATTAGTACGTAACATTCAACAGGAGGCCAACACCACTATCGCCACAATGGACAATACCATTGCCCAAGTAGTCAGCGGCTCTACCCTAGCTGAAGAAGCGGCACAACAAATGCAGGCCACACTGGAAGCAACCAACGAATTAGTTACCTCCGTCGAACAAATTGCCACGGCCTCCGCTGAACAGGTAGCGGTAAGTAAAGACCTACAAAATCGTGCTGAACGTATTCTCGAATCCACTCAAGCAACGGGTAAAGAGTTACTGTCCCTCACCGGCTTGACCCGCGACATGGCTGAATACGGTCAGAGCTTGGTGAAATCGGTTAACGTCTTCAAATTGGAAGCGTAA
- the tig gene encoding trigger factor produces MQVSLETTGNIDRKMTVTLPAVQIDQEVEKRLKAMVGRVRIDGFRPGKVPFPVVKKRYADGVRYEVVEKLLGSSFQEAASQEKLRVAGLPEIDLKSMMEEGKDLEYVASFQVYPEITIAGVDTLAISRQVAEVTDADLDKMIETIRTQNRDWQEVARAAQVGDMVNVDFDGTLNGEAFEGGAAQDYSVELGVGRMLKDFEDGLVGMSAGEEKTIDVAFPDTYHAENLKGQTAQFKLSLQRVREAVLPEVNEDFIQKFGVEGSSVESFRAEVKKNMQRELDNKLKTNLKQQVMDGLAAST; encoded by the coding sequence ATGCAAGTTTCTCTCGAAACAACTGGTAACATCGACCGCAAAATGACTGTGACACTTCCTGCTGTGCAGATTGATCAAGAAGTTGAGAAGCGTTTGAAAGCGATGGTCGGTCGTGTGCGCATTGATGGTTTCCGTCCCGGCAAAGTGCCTTTTCCTGTGGTGAAAAAACGTTACGCGGATGGCGTGCGCTACGAAGTTGTGGAAAAATTACTCGGTTCATCCTTCCAAGAAGCAGCAAGCCAAGAAAAATTGCGCGTTGCGGGTTTGCCTGAAATTGATCTGAAAAGCATGATGGAAGAAGGCAAAGACTTGGAATACGTCGCTAGTTTTCAAGTGTATCCTGAAATCACCATTGCTGGCGTTGATACCTTGGCAATTAGCCGTCAGGTTGCGGAAGTGACGGATGCTGATCTCGATAAGATGATCGAAACTATCCGTACCCAAAACCGTGATTGGCAAGAAGTAGCACGTGCTGCGCAAGTCGGTGACATGGTTAACGTTGATTTCGACGGTACTTTGAACGGCGAAGCCTTTGAAGGCGGTGCTGCGCAAGACTATAGCGTTGAATTAGGCGTAGGCCGCATGTTGAAAGACTTTGAAGATGGTTTGGTTGGCATGAGTGCTGGCGAAGAAAAAACCATTGATGTGGCCTTCCCTGATACTTACCATGCGGAGAACCTGAAAGGTCAAACGGCGCAATTCAAGCTGTCATTGCAGCGTGTGCGCGAAGCGGTATTGCCGGAAGTTAACGAAGATTTCATTCAGAAATTTGGCGTTGAAGGTTCATCCGTTGAAAGTTTCCGTGCTGAAGTCAAAAAGAACATGCAGCGCGAACTGGATAACAAGCTGAAAACCAACCTCAAGCAACAAGTGATGGATGGTTTGGCCGCATCTACATAA
- the clpP gene encoding ATP-dependent Clp endopeptidase proteolytic subunit ClpP, giving the protein MFGRNPIEPKAVGVPMVIEQSSRGERAFDIYSRLLRERVIFCVGEVEDYMANLIVAQLLFLESENPEKDIHLYINSPGGVITAGMAIYDTMKFIKPQVSTLCIGQAASMGAVLLAAGEPGKRFALPHSRVMIHQPSGGSRGQASDIEIQAREILKMREVLNKVLASHTGQSVERIEQDTDRDNFMDAAAAQAYGLIDEVLTVRS; this is encoded by the coding sequence ATGTTTGGAAGAAATCCCATAGAGCCAAAAGCTGTCGGTGTGCCGATGGTTATCGAGCAGTCGTCACGCGGTGAGCGGGCGTTTGACATTTATTCACGTTTATTGCGTGAGCGTGTCATTTTCTGTGTGGGCGAAGTCGAAGATTACATGGCCAATCTGATCGTGGCGCAGTTGTTGTTCCTTGAGTCCGAAAATCCAGAGAAAGATATTCACTTGTATATCAACTCGCCGGGTGGCGTGATTACCGCAGGCATGGCAATTTACGACACCATGAAGTTTATCAAGCCACAGGTGAGTACTTTGTGCATCGGTCAGGCAGCCAGTATGGGTGCGGTGTTGTTGGCAGCGGGCGAACCAGGCAAGCGTTTCGCATTGCCACATTCGCGTGTCATGATTCACCAGCCGTCGGGTGGCTCGCGCGGGCAAGCCTCTGATATTGAAATTCAAGCGCGTGAAATTCTCAAAATGCGCGAGGTTTTGAATAAAGTGTTGGCAAGTCATACGGGTCAAAGCGTCGAGCGTATTGAGCAAGATACGGATCGTGATAATTTCATGGATGCGGCCGCTGCCCAAGCTTACGGTCTGATTGACGAGGTATTGACGGTTCGCTCATAA